A genomic stretch from Setaria italica strain Yugu1 chromosome VII, Setaria_italica_v2.0, whole genome shotgun sequence includes:
- the LOC101767789 gene encoding uncharacterized membrane protein At3g27390 isoform X2, protein MATFGAVGEGKEKPFVHCFVDGTWSTITGSCTVVRDVKDMLFHSYFSIMDDLRLQKRPDGKPYEIRLLDIPGALIAAACGLLLDGIMFTLIAFYKCPVMLFKGWKRLIQDMIGREGPFLETACVPFAGLAILLWPFAVVGAVLASILSSIPLGAYGAVVAYQESSFIMGLAYVASSVSIFDEYTNDVLDMAPGSCFPRFKYRKSKDESSHGHSVPISRPSSFNKEKQEGKRPPSRVTSFKNSIDEFNPFKLLDHLFVECRNQGEELVNKGVITMKDIEETKSGKVGSGVLNVGLPAYVILNALLRSAKANSVGLVLSNGSEITSDNRPRHTLFDWFFEPLMVIKEQIKAENFTEEEEEYLKMRVLLAGDPSRLKGALPNMPSLNERKNAEIDAFARRLQGITKSISRYPTAKRRFDVLVKALLSELERTMGGSQSTNGSHSQAQRLRNSVARMLSQKSMGKTANIRDEDPEAQITTSSRTP, encoded by the exons ATGGCAACATTTGGAGCAGTTGGAGAAGGCAAAGAAAAGCCATTCGTTCATTGTTTTGTG GATGGAACATGGAGTACTATCACTGGAAGTTGTACTGTAGTCAGGGATGTGAAAGACATGCTTTTCCACTCCTATTTTTCAATTATGGATGACCTGCGTCTGCAGAAGCGTCCTGATGGAAAGCCATATGAGATAAG ATTGCTTGATATTCCTGGGGCGTTGATAGCGGCTGCATGTGGACTCCTACTTGATGGAATAATGTTCACATTAATTGCCTTCTACAAGTGCCCTGTGATGCTTTTCAAAGGATGGAAACGGCTGATACAGGATATGATTGGTAGGGAAGGACCTTTCTTGGAGACAGCGTGTGTGCCATTTGCTGGTCTTGCTATTCTTCTTTGGCCATTTGCTGTAGTTGGAGCTGTTCTGGCGTCCATCCTCTCCAGTATTCCTTTAGGTGCTTATGGTGCAGTTGTGGCTTATCAG GAATCCTCCTTCATCATGGGTCTTGCCTATGTTGCTTCGTCAGTGTCCATCTTTGATGAATACACAAATGATGTTCTTGACATGGCACCAGGTTCTTGCTTTCCAAG ATTTAAATATCGCAAGAGCAAGGATGAGTCTTCACACGGACACAGTGTTCCGATATCTAGGCCATCATCATTCAACAAGGAGAAGCAAGAAGGAAAAAGACCTCCATCTCGTGTTACTTCATTTAAAAACAGTATCGATGAGTTCAATCCTTTCAAG TTGCTGGACCACCTATTTGTGGAGTGCAGGAACCAGGGGGAGGAGTTGGTTAACAAAGGAGTTATAACAATGAAAGACATCGAAGAAACGAAGTCAGGCAAAGTTGGGAGTGGTGTTCTTAATGTTGGTCTGCCAGCATATGTTATCCTGAATGCGCTCCTTCGGTCCGCAAAAGCTAATTCTGTCGGCCTAGTTTTAA GTAACGGCTCGGAGATTACATCTGACAATAGACCTAGACATACTCTCTTCGATTGGTTCTTTGAGCCGCTTATGGTTATCAAAGAGCAAATCAAGGCTGAGAATTTCactgaagaagaggaggaatatCTGAAAATGCGTGTACTGCTGGCTGGTGATCCCAGTCGCCTGAAGGGTGCTCTTCCTAATATGCCATCCTTGAACGAGCGTAAAAACGCAGAAATCGACGCATTTGCCCGCAG ATTGCAAGGAATCACCAAATCAATATCAAGATACCCTACAGCAAAGCGTCGTTTCGACGTCCTTGTGAAGGCGCTGCTGTCGGAGCTCGAGAGGACAATGGGCGGCAGCCAGTCTACTAATGGATCCCACTCCCAGGCGCAGAGGCTGCGGAACTCGGTGGCCCGGATGCTGAGCCAGAAATCCATGGGCAAGACGGCTAACATCAGGGACGAAGACCCAGAAGCGCAAATAACAACCTCGTCTCGCACTCCGTGA
- the LOC101767789 gene encoding uncharacterized membrane protein At3g27390 isoform X1: MEPPSGFWASLLSFLKFLPYFCGLLILGFIKGVLLCPWACLIMAIGLSALILGLWPMHLIWTYYCIIRTKLVGPVVKFLLLIAATAILIIWLIIGIPGSVFAGLVYGFLAPIMATFGAVGEGKEKPFVHCFVDGTWSTITGSCTVVRDVKDMLFHSYFSIMDDLRLQKRPDGKPYEIRLLDIPGALIAAACGLLLDGIMFTLIAFYKCPVMLFKGWKRLIQDMIGREGPFLETACVPFAGLAILLWPFAVVGAVLASILSSIPLGAYGAVVAYQESSFIMGLAYVASSVSIFDEYTNDVLDMAPGSCFPRFKYRKSKDESSHGHSVPISRPSSFNKEKQEGKRPPSRVTSFKNSIDEFNPFKLLDHLFVECRNQGEELVNKGVITMKDIEETKSGKVGSGVLNVGLPAYVILNALLRSAKANSVGLVLSNGSEITSDNRPRHTLFDWFFEPLMVIKEQIKAENFTEEEEEYLKMRVLLAGDPSRLKGALPNMPSLNERKNAEIDAFARRLQGITKSISRYPTAKRRFDVLVKALLSELERTMGGSQSTNGSHSQAQRLRNSVARMLSQKSMGKTANIRDEDPEAQITTSSRTP, encoded by the exons ATGGAGCCGCCGAGTGGGTTCTGGGCCTCCCTCTTGAGCTTCCTCAAGTTCCTGCCCTACTTTTGCGGCCTCCTCATCCTGGGCTTCATCAAAG GTGTTCTGCTGTGCCCTTGGGCATGCCTTATTATGGCAATTGGATTATCTGCACTTATTCTGGGCTTATGGCCTATGCATCTGATTTGGACATACTACTGCATTATCAG AACTAAGCTGGTGGGACCTGTCGTAAAGTTTCTGCTTCTTATTGCTGCTACTGCAATCTTAATCATATGGCTGATAATTGGCATCCCGGGAAGTGTATTTGCTGGATTAGTATATGGTTTTCTAGCACCCATAATGGCAACATTTGGAGCAGTTGGAGAAGGCAAAGAAAAGCCATTCGTTCATTGTTTTGTG GATGGAACATGGAGTACTATCACTGGAAGTTGTACTGTAGTCAGGGATGTGAAAGACATGCTTTTCCACTCCTATTTTTCAATTATGGATGACCTGCGTCTGCAGAAGCGTCCTGATGGAAAGCCATATGAGATAAG ATTGCTTGATATTCCTGGGGCGTTGATAGCGGCTGCATGTGGACTCCTACTTGATGGAATAATGTTCACATTAATTGCCTTCTACAAGTGCCCTGTGATGCTTTTCAAAGGATGGAAACGGCTGATACAGGATATGATTGGTAGGGAAGGACCTTTCTTGGAGACAGCGTGTGTGCCATTTGCTGGTCTTGCTATTCTTCTTTGGCCATTTGCTGTAGTTGGAGCTGTTCTGGCGTCCATCCTCTCCAGTATTCCTTTAGGTGCTTATGGTGCAGTTGTGGCTTATCAG GAATCCTCCTTCATCATGGGTCTTGCCTATGTTGCTTCGTCAGTGTCCATCTTTGATGAATACACAAATGATGTTCTTGACATGGCACCAGGTTCTTGCTTTCCAAG ATTTAAATATCGCAAGAGCAAGGATGAGTCTTCACACGGACACAGTGTTCCGATATCTAGGCCATCATCATTCAACAAGGAGAAGCAAGAAGGAAAAAGACCTCCATCTCGTGTTACTTCATTTAAAAACAGTATCGATGAGTTCAATCCTTTCAAG TTGCTGGACCACCTATTTGTGGAGTGCAGGAACCAGGGGGAGGAGTTGGTTAACAAAGGAGTTATAACAATGAAAGACATCGAAGAAACGAAGTCAGGCAAAGTTGGGAGTGGTGTTCTTAATGTTGGTCTGCCAGCATATGTTATCCTGAATGCGCTCCTTCGGTCCGCAAAAGCTAATTCTGTCGGCCTAGTTTTAA GTAACGGCTCGGAGATTACATCTGACAATAGACCTAGACATACTCTCTTCGATTGGTTCTTTGAGCCGCTTATGGTTATCAAAGAGCAAATCAAGGCTGAGAATTTCactgaagaagaggaggaatatCTGAAAATGCGTGTACTGCTGGCTGGTGATCCCAGTCGCCTGAAGGGTGCTCTTCCTAATATGCCATCCTTGAACGAGCGTAAAAACGCAGAAATCGACGCATTTGCCCGCAG ATTGCAAGGAATCACCAAATCAATATCAAGATACCCTACAGCAAAGCGTCGTTTCGACGTCCTTGTGAAGGCGCTGCTGTCGGAGCTCGAGAGGACAATGGGCGGCAGCCAGTCTACTAATGGATCCCACTCCCAGGCGCAGAGGCTGCGGAACTCGGTGGCCCGGATGCTGAGCCAGAAATCCATGGGCAAGACGGCTAACATCAGGGACGAAGACCCAGAAGCGCAAATAACAACCTCGTCTCGCACTCCGTGA